In Sebastes fasciatus isolate fSebFas1 unplaced genomic scaffold, fSebFas1.pri Scaffold_353, whole genome shotgun sequence, one genomic interval encodes:
- the LOC141763747 gene encoding chymotrypsin B, with amino-acid sequence MAFLWIISCLAFVSAAYGCGTPAVTPEVTGYARIVNGEEAVPHSWPWQVSLQQSNGFHFCGGSLINENWVVTAAHCNVRTYHRVIVGEHDKGYGSNEDVQMLKPAKVFTHPAWNPRTINNDISLIKLASPARLSTNVSPVCIAESIDNFAAGMTCVTSGWGLTRYNAPSTPNKLQQAALPLLSNEQCKRHWGSNISDVMICAGGAGATSCMGDSGGPLVCQKDNAWTLVGIVSWGSSRCSTSTPAVYARVTELRGWVDQILAAN; translated from the exons ATGGCCTTCCTCTGGATCATCTCCTGCCTCGCCTTCGTCAGCGCCGCTTACG GCTGCGGCACCCCCGCCGTCACCCCCGAGGTGACCGGCTACGCCCGCATCGTCAACGGCGAGGAGGCGGTGCCTCACTCCTGGCCCTGGCAGGTGTCTCTGCAG cAATCCAACGGCTTCCACTTCTGCGGCGGATCTCTGATCAACGAGAACTGGGTGGTGACCGCCGCTCACTGCAACGTCAG GACCTACCACCGCGTGATCGTTGGAGAGCACGATAAGGGCTACGGCTCCAACGAGGACGTCCAGATGCTGAAGCCCGCCAAGGTGTTCACCCACCCAGCCTGGAACCCCCGCACCATCAACAACGACATCTCCCTCATCAAGCTGGCCTCCCCCGCCCGCCTGAGCACCAACGTGTCCCCCGTCTGTATCGCCGAGTCCATCGACAACTTCGCCGCCGGCATGACCTGCGTCACCTCCGGATGGGGTCTGACCCGCTACAACG CTCCCAGTACTCCCAACAAGCTGCAGCAGGCTGCTCTGCCGCTGCTGTCCAACGAGCAGTGTAAGAGACACTGGGGCAGCAACATCTCCGACGTCATGATCTgcgctggaggagctggagccaCTTCCTGCATG GGCGACTCCGGTGGTCCTCTGGTCTGTCAGAAGGACAACGCCTGGACTCTGGTCGGTATTGTCTCCTGGGGAAGCAGCCGTTGCTCCACCTCCACTCCCGCCGTCTACGCCCGCGTCACCGAGCTCCGTGGCTGGGTCGACCAGATCCTCGCCGCCAACTAA